Sequence from the Nitrospira sp. CR1.1 genome:
GCAGCCGGAGGACCGGGTGGTGTGTGAGCACAACCGGATCCGGATTCATCGAACCCGCGCGGAGGGCGGCGTGGCCGAAGAACCGCTTCGCAATATTTCCGAATTCGCCCAGGAATTGACCGTGGAGGGAGACGGGAGCCTGCTCGTCAAAACCCGAATCCTCAACCAGAGCAAGTCTGCGTTTTGGAGCACTTCGGTCCCTCCCGAGGAATATGCGGCCCGGTTTAGGCGACTCGATTAGTTCGAGGATTGAAGCATCGCGTCAGTATCTCTCCCCAGTCACGCGCCGTGCTGTGCCTTTCCTTTCCCCACACCCTGTGCCATGGCCGCGAATCAGTCGTGACGGGCAGGTGGATCATCCATGGGCATGACCCTGTCCCGCGTCGGTCGAGCCCTTGCCTTGTACAAACCCTACGGCGTGTTGCCCTGTTTTACCGATCCTGAGGGGCGGCCTACGTTGAGCGCGTATGTGGATGTGCCCGACGTCTACCCCGCGGGTCGATTGGACTTGGACAGCGAAGGGTTACTGTTATTGACTTCAGACGGCCGCTTGGCCCATCACATTACCGATCCTCGACACCATCTTCCCAAAATCTACGTGGTGCAGGTTGAGCGCGTGCCTGGCCCCGCTGCCTTGGCGCAGCTGGAGAATGGGGTGGTGATTGCCGGAACCCGCACGCGGCCCGCGCGAGCCCGGTTGCTGCCCGCTCCTCCCTGTCTACCTGATCGGCCTGTTCCGATTCGATTCCGCAAGCATGTGCCGACCGCGTGGCTGGAACTCACGTTGCGTGAAGGGATGAACCGGCAGGTCAGGCGCATGACGGCTGTGGTCGGTCATCCGACGTTACGGCTTGTGCGTGTGGCGATCGGACCGATTACCGTGGGAGATCTCCAGCCCGGTCACTGGCGGGATCTTACCGCGCAGGAAATGGCGGAACTTGCCGGTTCATAAGAGCAAACATGGGCACTGAGGGCCGAAGGGTCAACCTATGAGATTTCAACGAAGCGGGACGTGATGAGCGGTCACGGGTAAGGGGCAGGCAGTCGCGCACTGAGACGACGTGAGAGCCTATGTGCCTGCTGATGGCTCATCAAGGAGCTGACCGTGGTTACCATGATTGTCATAGGATAGGAGAAGCCATGTTCGATGAAGACGGCCTGGCGGCAGACCGGCGTAGGCAGGAGCGGTCGTTCAACCAGGAATTGACTGAGCAGATGATGCGGAGAGCCATCGAATTGAGTCGCCACGGGATGAGGGCTGGAGACGGCGGTCCCTTCGGGGCGGTTATCGCGATGGGGGGAAGGATCGTCGGAGAAGGGTGGAATCGTGTGGTAGGCGCCAAGGACCCCACGGCTCATGCCGAGATGGAGGCGATACGCGCCGCAGCCCGGTCATTGGGCTCATTCACTCTCACAGGTTGTGACCTCTACGCCAGCGCTCAACCGTGCCCGATGTGTTTGGGCGCGACCTATTGGGCGCGTCTCGATCGTGTGTTTTATGGGAACAGCGTCAAGGATACGGCTGCGATCGGCTTTGACGATGAGGTCTTTTACCGACAGTTGACCTGCTCCCCGCACCAACGCGAGATTCCCGAGGCACAGGTGCTGGCGGAGGAGGCTCGGCGCGTGTTTCGCGAGTATGACGCCATGCCCGGAACCATTCGGTACTGACCCGGGCTTGTGAAACCTGGAGCGGTTTCCGGATCCGTCCTGCGTAGTCTTCCCACTGCGTATTGGGACCGATCCGAGCGGCGAACTGGATATGGAGAGCCGAGCTGAGGTATATCAGGCGAGTGAACCGGGAGCTTGACCGGTTGAATCGCTCTGGCGGATGGGGGGATTGATCATGCGGGATTGTGCGAGTGTGAGGGGTCGTTGGTCCGTTCTTCTGCTGCTGGGTATCGGCCTCTTGCCTTCAACGCCGGTGCTGGGTGCGAATCCGGAGTCCGTTGCCCTCGCCGACATGCGGCACATCAAAAAGTTTGTCGCGGTCGAGGTGCAGACGCAAGGAACGGCTGAGAAGCTCGGTATCAGCGCGGCTGAATTAACCGATGTGACCAGGGTGACACTTCTGAACAAGGTGCCGGGAATTGCTCTTGAAGGATCAAGCGGTCCGTCTTCCGATGCGTCCGAACGACTCAATCAACTGGGTTTTTTTACCTGCGAAGTGTGGACGGTGGGTGACCAGTATATCGCTGCCTATCATGTGGATT
This genomic interval carries:
- a CDS encoding pseudouridine synthase, whose protein sequence is MTLSRVGRALALYKPYGVLPCFTDPEGRPTLSAYVDVPDVYPAGRLDLDSEGLLLLTSDGRLAHHITDPRHHLPKIYVVQVERVPGPAALAQLENGVVIAGTRTRPARARLLPAPPCLPDRPVPIRFRKHVPTAWLELTLREGMNRQVRRMTAVVGHPTLRLVRVAIGPITVGDLQPGHWRDLTAQEMAELAGS
- a CDS encoding nucleoside deaminase; protein product: MTEQMMRRAIELSRHGMRAGDGGPFGAVIAMGGRIVGEGWNRVVGAKDPTAHAEMEAIRAAARSLGSFTLTGCDLYASAQPCPMCLGATYWARLDRVFYGNSVKDTAAIGFDDEVFYRQLTCSPHQREIPEAQVLAEEARRVFREYDAMPGTIRY